The following are from one region of the Sandaracinus amylolyticus genome:
- a CDS encoding phosphatase PAP2 family protein, with translation MAKTPLLRTSALALALVASTSIASAQEAAPSASPRSASAGVTSPMPPTIVEPVRDFALTLAPAPVSDGRWRGGILFDEAFRSAIRLSAVEDQEIARHVSDVLLLTVPLVALVDGLATPLAQGNGELAWRATFAHVLALGVTLGAGEIVKRAAGRARPFERDCAEDPTRRGCGDSDIFSSFYSLHSGVTFTSAGFMCAMHGVRGMYGNTAADATACGVSIAMAATTGLLRVVSDRHYISDVLVGAALGFLVGFFLPLAIVPEIDHAQPTPVTPQALEGPPPVMIGPTFSGTF, from the coding sequence TTGGCGAAGACCCCGCTCCTCCGAACCTCCGCGCTCGCGCTCGCGCTCGTCGCGAGCACGTCGATCGCCTCCGCGCAGGAGGCCGCGCCCAGCGCGTCGCCGAGGTCCGCGTCTGCCGGGGTCACCTCGCCGATGCCGCCCACGATCGTCGAGCCGGTGCGCGACTTCGCGCTGACCCTCGCGCCCGCGCCGGTCAGCGACGGGCGCTGGCGGGGCGGCATCCTGTTCGACGAGGCGTTCCGCTCGGCGATCCGGCTGAGCGCGGTCGAGGACCAGGAGATCGCGCGACACGTCAGCGACGTGTTGCTCCTCACGGTGCCGCTGGTCGCCCTCGTCGACGGCCTCGCGACGCCGCTCGCCCAGGGCAACGGCGAGCTCGCGTGGCGGGCGACGTTCGCGCACGTGCTCGCGCTGGGCGTGACGCTCGGCGCGGGTGAGATCGTGAAGCGCGCGGCGGGGCGTGCGCGGCCCTTCGAGCGCGACTGCGCCGAGGACCCCACGCGTCGCGGCTGCGGCGACTCCGACATCTTCTCGTCGTTCTACAGCCTGCACAGCGGCGTCACGTTCACGTCGGCGGGCTTCATGTGCGCGATGCACGGCGTGCGCGGCATGTACGGGAACACCGCGGCCGACGCGACCGCGTGCGGCGTGTCGATCGCGATGGCGGCGACCACCGGGCTGCTGCGGGTGGTCTCGGATCGCCACTACATCTCCGACGTGCTCGTCGGGGCGGCGCTCGGGTTCCTGGTGGGGTTCTTCCTGCCGCTCGCGATCGTGCCCGAGATCGACCACGCGCAGCCGACGCCGGTCACGCCGCAGGCCCTCGAAGGGCCGCCGCCGGTGATGATCGGGCCGACGTTCTCCGGAACGTTCTGA
- a CDS encoding LeuA family protein — MDTQLIYDWNFAERRQPVVLKKRFELHDETLRDGLQNPSVVDPSIDEKLEILHLLDQVGVDTVDVGLPGAGPRAFEDVLRLCREIADCKLAIRPTCAGRTHLADIEPMAKVAQKAGIPIEVMTFIGSSPIRALAEDWSVELIRKRSVEAISFAVKEGLPVNYVTEDTTRSKPEVLHTLFHAAIESGATRLTLCDTVGHVTPDGVRNLVQFTRSLLSAWGAPQVGIDWHGHNDRGLGVTNSIYALEYGADRVHGAILGVGERVGNASLDQILVNLKLIGELGDRDVTKLGELCDKVSKALHFPIPINYPVVGEDAFRTGTGVHAAAIIKALEKGDQDLADRVYSGVPAWMFGREQEIGIGPMSGASNVNFWLKKRGFTPSEGLVKAILARAKESNHLLTDAEVREVITKVGGAS, encoded by the coding sequence GTGGACACGCAGCTCATCTACGACTGGAACTTCGCCGAGCGACGTCAGCCCGTCGTGCTGAAGAAGCGCTTCGAGCTCCACGACGAGACGCTGCGCGACGGATTGCAGAATCCGTCCGTCGTCGATCCGAGCATCGACGAGAAGCTCGAGATCCTCCACCTGCTCGATCAGGTCGGCGTCGACACGGTCGACGTCGGTCTGCCCGGCGCGGGCCCGCGCGCGTTCGAAGACGTGCTGCGCCTGTGCCGCGAGATCGCCGACTGCAAGCTGGCGATCCGTCCGACGTGCGCAGGTCGCACGCACCTCGCGGACATCGAGCCGATGGCGAAGGTCGCGCAGAAGGCGGGCATCCCGATCGAGGTGATGACGTTCATCGGCTCTTCGCCGATCCGCGCGCTCGCCGAGGACTGGTCGGTCGAGCTCATCCGCAAGCGCAGCGTCGAGGCGATCTCGTTCGCGGTGAAGGAAGGCCTGCCGGTCAACTACGTCACCGAGGACACCACGCGCTCGAAGCCCGAGGTGCTCCACACGCTGTTCCACGCGGCGATCGAGTCGGGCGCGACGCGCCTCACGCTCTGCGACACGGTCGGTCACGTCACGCCCGACGGCGTGCGCAACCTCGTGCAGTTCACGCGCAGCCTGCTCAGCGCGTGGGGCGCGCCGCAGGTCGGGATCGACTGGCACGGCCACAACGATCGCGGCCTCGGCGTGACGAACTCGATCTACGCGCTCGAGTACGGCGCCGATCGCGTGCACGGCGCGATCCTCGGCGTCGGCGAGCGGGTGGGCAACGCGTCGCTCGATCAGATCCTGGTGAACCTGAAGCTGATCGGCGAGCTCGGGGATCGCGACGTCACGAAGCTCGGCGAGCTCTGCGACAAGGTCAGCAAGGCGCTCCACTTCCCGATCCCGATCAACTACCCGGTGGTCGGCGAGGACGCGTTCCGCACCGGCACCGGCGTGCACGCGGCGGCGATCATCAAGGCGCTCGAGAAGGGCGATCAGGATCTCGCGGACCGCGTGTACTCGGGCGTGCCCGCGTGGATGTTCGGCCGCGAGCAGGAGATCGGCATCGGCCCGATGAGCGGCGCGAGCAACGTGAACTTCTGGCTCAAGAAGCGCGGCTTCACGCCGAGCGAGGGCCTGGTGAAGGCGATCCTCGCCCGCGCGAAGGAGAGCAATCACCTGCTGACGGACGCCGAGGTCCGCGAGGTGATCACGAAGGTCGGCGGCGCGAGCTGA
- a CDS encoding thiolase family protein, which translates to MKKLSREIWIVAAKRTPFGTLSGALKDVSAIDLAVHASKAAIAQAGIQATDVDQVILGNVQQTSPDAIYGARHVGLKSGVPIEVPALTVNRLCGSGFQAVVSAAEQILLGDAKCVLAAGSENMSQAPHAMWGLRDGGAKFGKPPAVVDTLWAALTDSYTNTPMAVTAENLAVKYGITREQADAFGLRSQQKWAAAQESGAFADEIAPVELPSRKGTVKVDRDEHARPQTTMDVLAKLPPVFKKDGVVTAGNASGICDGAAALLVVDAEWAKSRGLTPLAKLVQWGVAGVDPTIMGIGPAPAIRNALDRAGLTLDQIDLFDVNEAFAPQFLAVQKELGLPEEKSNVNGGAIALGHPLGASGARITANLIYTLRRQSKKYGVGSACIGGGQGIAVVLERA; encoded by the coding sequence ATGAAGAAGCTCAGCCGTGAAATCTGGATCGTGGCCGCGAAGCGCACTCCGTTCGGCACGCTCAGCGGCGCGCTGAAGGACGTGTCGGCGATCGACCTGGCCGTGCACGCGAGCAAGGCGGCGATCGCGCAGGCCGGCATCCAGGCGACCGACGTCGACCAGGTGATCCTCGGCAACGTGCAGCAGACGAGCCCCGACGCGATCTACGGCGCGCGCCACGTGGGCCTGAAGAGCGGCGTGCCGATCGAGGTGCCCGCGCTCACCGTGAACCGTCTCTGCGGCTCGGGCTTCCAGGCGGTCGTGAGCGCGGCGGAGCAGATCCTCCTCGGCGACGCGAAGTGCGTGCTCGCGGCGGGCAGCGAGAACATGAGCCAGGCGCCGCACGCGATGTGGGGCCTGCGCGACGGCGGCGCGAAGTTCGGCAAGCCCCCGGCCGTGGTCGACACGCTGTGGGCCGCGCTGACCGACTCGTACACCAACACGCCGATGGCGGTGACCGCGGAGAACCTCGCGGTGAAGTACGGCATCACGCGCGAGCAGGCGGACGCGTTCGGCCTTCGCTCGCAGCAGAAGTGGGCCGCGGCGCAGGAGTCGGGCGCGTTCGCCGACGAGATCGCGCCGGTCGAGCTCCCGTCGCGCAAGGGCACGGTGAAGGTCGATCGCGACGAGCACGCGCGCCCGCAGACGACGATGGACGTGCTCGCGAAGCTGCCGCCGGTCTTCAAGAAGGACGGCGTGGTGACGGCGGGCAACGCGAGCGGCATCTGCGACGGCGCCGCGGCGCTGCTCGTGGTCGACGCGGAGTGGGCGAAGTCGCGCGGACTCACGCCGCTCGCGAAGCTCGTGCAGTGGGGCGTCGCGGGCGTGGACCCGACGATCATGGGCATCGGCCCGGCGCCGGCGATCCGGAACGCGCTCGACCGCGCGGGCCTCACGCTCGACCAGATCGATCTCTTCGACGTGAACGAGGCGTTCGCGCCGCAGTTCCTCGCGGTGCAGAAGGAGCTCGGGCTGCCCGAGGAGAAGTCGAACGTGAACGGCGGCGCGATCGCGCTCGGCCATCCGCTCGGCGCGAGCGGCGCGCGCATCACCGCGAACCTGATCTACACGCTGCGCCGTCAGAGCAAGAAGTACGGCGTGGGCTCGGCGTGCATCGGCGGCGGCCAGGGCATCGCCGTGGTGCTCGAGCGCGCCTGA
- a CDS encoding MaoC/PaaZ C-terminal domain-containing protein, with the protein MPKPLNPAAIGAESEPLHLTYRWQDVALYALGIGAKQSDLAFLYEHSEPAMRVFPTYAVIPTFEACKALFDVVGGDFSGVVHGGQTIRLHKPFPAAGTLTTVGRVANVGDLKRMAQVIFATKTTDETGALVCETEWTIMYLLDGGYGGEPPPKSVRIRAPEREPDWVVEETTSPEQALLYRLSGDHNPLHADPKAAEKAAKVTEGKPILHGLCTYGFIGRAILANECGNDPSRLRAFSGRFSKPVWPGDTIITRGWREDGRVLVVAGTKEHPEEPVFTNAFAEIV; encoded by the coding sequence ATGCCCAAGCCTTTGAATCCCGCTGCGATCGGGGCCGAGAGCGAGCCGCTCCATCTCACCTATCGCTGGCAGGACGTCGCGCTCTACGCGCTCGGGATCGGTGCGAAGCAGAGCGACCTCGCGTTCCTCTACGAGCACAGCGAGCCCGCGATGCGCGTCTTCCCGACGTACGCGGTGATCCCGACGTTCGAGGCGTGCAAGGCGCTCTTCGACGTCGTCGGTGGTGATTTCTCGGGTGTGGTGCACGGCGGACAGACGATTCGTCTACACAAGCCCTTCCCGGCAGCAGGAACGCTCACCACGGTCGGTCGCGTCGCGAACGTCGGCGACCTCAAGCGCATGGCGCAGGTGATCTTCGCGACGAAGACGACCGACGAGACCGGCGCGCTCGTGTGCGAGACCGAGTGGACGATCATGTACCTGCTCGACGGCGGGTACGGCGGTGAGCCGCCGCCGAAGAGCGTCCGCATCCGCGCGCCGGAGCGCGAGCCCGACTGGGTCGTCGAGGAGACGACCTCGCCCGAGCAGGCGCTGCTCTATCGCCTCAGCGGGGATCACAACCCGCTGCACGCCGATCCGAAGGCCGCGGAGAAGGCCGCGAAGGTCACCGAGGGCAAGCCGATCCTCCACGGCCTCTGCACCTACGGCTTCATCGGCCGCGCGATCCTCGCCAACGAGTGCGGCAACGACCCGTCGCGCCTGCGCGCGTTCAGCGGGCGCTTCAGCAAGCCGGTCTGGCCGGGCGACACGATCATCACGCGCGGATGGCGCGAGGACGGCCGCGTGCTCGTCGTCGCGGGCACGAAGGAGCACCCGGAAGAGCCGGTGTTCACCAACGCGTTCGCGGAAATCGTTTGA
- a CDS encoding metalloprotease: protein MFDTGYVTVARWKGTPIRVHWSTPIGMLLFGRFAFVPGFWLGYLLIVGLHEMGHAFLMRRVGLHASSIEIHALGGQARYGGGRAVSPWQRSVVAWGGVLAQALLLIVALVVSALVPITSVFVAQLLSALTWTNVWIIALNLMPLPPLDGADAWKLPRLWRERRGRRAARVARERIEVRVPPRARVERELELGEVDEEKVRETVRRALADAARDSRKRDVQ, encoded by the coding sequence ATGTTCGACACCGGCTACGTGACGGTCGCGCGCTGGAAGGGAACGCCCATCCGCGTGCACTGGAGCACGCCGATCGGGATGCTGCTCTTCGGGCGCTTCGCGTTCGTGCCCGGGTTCTGGCTCGGATATCTGCTGATCGTCGGGCTGCACGAGATGGGTCACGCGTTCCTGATGCGACGCGTCGGCCTCCACGCGAGCTCGATCGAGATCCACGCGCTCGGCGGTCAGGCGCGCTACGGCGGCGGGCGCGCGGTCTCGCCGTGGCAGCGCTCGGTGGTCGCGTGGGGTGGCGTGCTCGCCCAGGCGCTGCTGCTGATCGTCGCGCTCGTGGTGTCGGCGCTCGTGCCGATCACCAGCGTGTTCGTCGCGCAGCTGCTCTCGGCGCTGACCTGGACGAACGTCTGGATCATCGCGCTCAACCTGATGCCGCTGCCGCCGCTCGACGGCGCCGATGCCTGGAAGCTGCCGCGCCTGTGGCGCGAGCGTCGCGGTCGCCGTGCGGCGCGCGTGGCGCGCGAGCGGATCGAGGTGCGGGTCCCGCCGCGCGCCCGGGTGGAGCGCGAGCTCGAGCTGGGCGAGGTCGACGAGGAGAAGGTGCGCGAGACGGTGCGCCGTGCCCTCGCCGATGCAGCGCGCGATTCGCGCAAGCGCGACGTGCAATAG
- a CDS encoding nitrous oxide reductase accessory protein NosL: MHRANVLTRLVFTASMVLAVLAACSSGETGASAQAGARCAHCGMRVPADSTWRAGLTTASGGALLFDAPKCMFRILRGERGRGAREPWVIEYYSSERRPASSLVYVLGSDVESPMGRDLVPIEGRERAERFQRDHHAQSVLTFDEVTSGVIDELFRPGGGGHGH, translated from the coding sequence ATGCACCGCGCGAATGTCCTCACCCGCCTCGTATTCACCGCATCGATGGTGCTCGCGGTGCTCGCCGCGTGCTCCTCGGGCGAGACCGGAGCCAGCGCGCAGGCCGGCGCACGCTGCGCGCACTGCGGCATGCGTGTGCCCGCGGACTCGACGTGGCGCGCGGGGCTCACCACCGCGTCGGGCGGAGCGCTGCTCTTCGACGCGCCGAAGTGCATGTTCCGCATCCTGCGCGGCGAGCGTGGTCGTGGCGCGCGCGAGCCGTGGGTCATCGAGTACTACTCGAGCGAGCGTCGCCCCGCGTCGTCGCTCGTCTACGTGCTCGGCTCCGACGTCGAGAGCCCGATGGGCCGCGACCTCGTGCCGATCGAGGGCCGCGAGCGCGCCGAGCGTTTCCAGCGCGATCACCACGCGCAGTCCGTGCTCACGTTCGACGAGGTCACCTCGGGCGTGATCGACGAGCTGTTCCGCCCGGGTGGCGGAGGGCACGGCCACTGA
- a CDS encoding cyclic nucleotide-binding domain-containing protein — protein sequence MQIHVASATDVGRERTLNEDFGLVDPSLGLYIVCDGMGGHAAGEIASRTAASTVQAYVRDRMDVLRAIDRGEQPIESAAVIMREAVETASRTIYEMGKNDRGKKGMGTTCVALLVRGGKGVMAHVGDSRLYLVRQARLYQLSEDHTFIQEALRCGMLTPEQAKQSEHHNIVTRAVGPLERVIVDTLVFDLIVDDTLLLCSDGLHGYLGEGQELPALLSTADLDAVSRRLIDLANQRGGSDNITAVVLRASSHGASSEADTQRTTIVNQTFETLQHVDLFVELTMPELVRVSNACRWVELGKGEIVIGEGEASETLFLLLDGAVEVVRNNVRLAELGPGSHFGEMALLSQRPRSATVRTTAETRLLALDRHQFYGLLQQDPVLAGKFLWKLAQTLSLRLDDFYLYHEQVLGMPVKSTLRFGLYPSPFNHPAGGGSGQT from the coding sequence ATGCAGATCCACGTCGCCTCCGCCACGGACGTCGGCCGCGAGCGCACCCTCAACGAAGACTTCGGTCTCGTCGATCCGTCGCTCGGCCTCTACATCGTCTGCGACGGGATGGGAGGCCACGCTGCGGGCGAGATCGCCTCGCGCACCGCGGCGTCCACGGTGCAGGCCTACGTCCGCGATCGAATGGACGTGCTGCGCGCGATCGATCGCGGCGAGCAGCCGATCGAGAGCGCGGCCGTGATCATGCGCGAGGCCGTCGAGACCGCGTCGCGCACCATCTACGAGATGGGCAAGAACGACCGCGGCAAGAAGGGCATGGGCACGACCTGCGTCGCCCTGCTCGTCCGCGGCGGCAAGGGCGTGATGGCGCACGTCGGCGACTCGAGGCTCTACCTCGTGCGCCAGGCGCGCCTCTATCAGCTCAGCGAGGATCACACCTTCATCCAGGAAGCGCTGCGCTGCGGGATGCTCACGCCCGAGCAGGCGAAGCAGAGCGAGCACCACAACATCGTCACCCGCGCGGTCGGCCCGCTCGAGCGCGTGATCGTCGACACGCTCGTGTTCGACCTGATCGTCGACGACACGCTGCTGCTCTGCAGCGACGGCCTCCACGGCTATCTCGGCGAGGGCCAGGAGCTCCCCGCGCTGCTCTCGACCGCCGATCTCGACGCGGTGTCGCGCCGGCTGATCGATCTCGCGAACCAGCGCGGCGGCAGCGACAACATCACGGCGGTGGTCCTCCGCGCGAGCTCGCACGGCGCGAGCAGCGAGGCGGACACCCAGCGCACCACGATCGTCAACCAGACGTTCGAGACGCTGCAGCACGTCGATCTCTTCGTGGAGCTCACGATGCCCGAGCTGGTGCGCGTCTCGAACGCGTGTCGCTGGGTCGAGCTCGGCAAGGGCGAGATCGTGATCGGCGAGGGCGAGGCGAGCGAGACGCTCTTCCTGCTGCTCGACGGCGCGGTCGAGGTCGTGCGCAACAACGTGCGCCTCGCGGAGCTCGGTCCCGGCAGCCACTTCGGCGAGATGGCGCTGCTCAGCCAGCGCCCCCGCTCCGCGACCGTGCGCACCACCGCGGAGACGCGCCTGCTCGCGCTCGATCGCCACCAGTTCTACGGCCTGCTCCAGCAGGACCCGGTGCTCGCCGGGAAGTTCCTGTGGAAGCTCGCGCAGACGCTCAGCCTGCGGCTCGACGACTTCTACCTCTATCACGAGCAAGTGCTCGGGATGCCGGTGAAGTCCACACTGCGCTTCGGCCTCTACCCGTCGCCGTTCAATCATCCGGCGGGTGGTGGCTCGGGCCAGACGTGA
- a CDS encoding carboxymuconolactone decarboxylase family protein, with product MTTFTSEHGSLPLAPVERPRSLFVRLLFRLLRARYGVVPTAFRVIYARTPWVALISVLIVLGLDRFLVIDRELRLLLQLAISSRAHCTFCSDINRAEALRARMGRERFDDLLDFETSPAFTEREKAALAYASALHESTRIPDAIWTRLGACFSERERVDIVWVCAVERYYNSMALPLRIGTDRLAA from the coding sequence ATGACGACCTTCACCTCCGAGCACGGCTCCCTTCCCCTCGCGCCCGTCGAGCGACCGCGGAGCCTCTTCGTGCGGCTCCTCTTCCGCCTGCTGCGTGCGCGTTATGGCGTGGTGCCCACCGCGTTCCGCGTGATCTACGCGCGCACGCCCTGGGTCGCGCTGATCTCGGTGCTGATCGTGCTCGGCCTCGATCGTTTCCTCGTGATCGATCGCGAGCTGCGCCTCCTGCTGCAGCTCGCGATCTCGAGCCGCGCGCACTGCACGTTCTGCAGCGACATCAACCGCGCCGAGGCGCTGCGCGCGCGGATGGGGCGCGAGCGCTTCGACGATCTGCTCGACTTCGAGACCTCGCCTGCGTTCACCGAGCGCGAGAAGGCCGCGCTCGCCTATGCCTCCGCGCTCCACGAGTCGACGCGCATCCCCGACGCGATCTGGACCCGCCTCGGTGCGTGCTTCAGCGAGCGCGAGCGCGTCGACATCGTCTGGGTCTGCGCGGTCGAGCGCTACTACAACTCGATGGCGCTCCCGCTGCGCATCGGGACCGATCGTCTCGCCGCGTGA
- a CDS encoding MOSC domain-containing protein: MKLSGITRFPIKSCRGIEVSRAHVERRGIAHDRRWMIVDPEGRFVTQREEARLALVDVALEDDRLRLGAPDASPIEIPTRLDVGARATVTVWRSTVEAIAHADASAWMSAHLGRTVRVVYMPDDVRRAVNEKYAHPGDVVSFADGYPLLLATRESLADLEARAGTSLEMRRFRPNVVIEGAPAWAEDGWSRLRIGRIVFRAPKPCDRCVITTIDPATAIAGKEPLRTLAKFRRTADGKVLFGVNLIPELDDHESIEISIGDEVEILA; the protein is encoded by the coding sequence GTGAAGCTCTCCGGCATCACCCGCTTCCCCATCAAGTCGTGCCGCGGCATCGAGGTCTCGCGCGCGCACGTCGAGCGGCGCGGCATCGCGCACGATCGCCGGTGGATGATCGTCGACCCCGAGGGTCGCTTCGTCACCCAGCGCGAGGAGGCGCGGCTCGCGCTCGTCGACGTGGCGCTGGAGGACGATCGGCTGCGGCTCGGCGCACCGGACGCGAGCCCGATCGAGATCCCCACACGCCTCGACGTGGGCGCGCGTGCGACGGTCACGGTGTGGCGCAGCACCGTCGAGGCGATCGCGCACGCCGACGCGAGCGCGTGGATGTCGGCGCACCTCGGCCGCACCGTGCGCGTCGTGTACATGCCCGACGACGTGCGCCGCGCCGTCAACGAGAAGTACGCGCACCCCGGTGACGTCGTCTCGTTCGCCGACGGCTATCCGCTGCTGCTCGCGACGCGCGAGTCGCTCGCGGACCTCGAGGCGCGCGCGGGCACGTCGCTCGAGATGCGGCGCTTCCGACCCAACGTCGTGATCGAGGGCGCGCCCGCGTGGGCCGAGGACGGCTGGTCGCGCCTGCGCATCGGTCGCATCGTGTTCCGCGCACCGAAGCCCTGCGATCGCTGCGTGATCACGACGATCGATCCCGCGACCGCGATCGCCGGCAAGGAGCCGCTGCGTACGCTCGCGAAGTTCCGTCGCACCGCGGACGGCAAGGTGCTCTTCGGCGTGAACCTGATCCCCGAGCTCGACGATCACGAGTCGATCGAGATCTCGATCGGCGACGAGGTCGAGATCCTCGCGTGA
- a CDS encoding NTP/NDP exchange transporter produces the protein MRPGEWPLAIPMFAHFFLVIATFWVLKPIKKGIFVAFYDEHGLDLAGWHLHAAQAELLAKVANMVVAALAVIVFSALSRTLHREKLTFVFAGFFVVALAGYALVITDPGHFVVWSFYLLGDLYTTLMVATFFAFLNDSVSPEEAKRLYPPIVLGGVAGGAFGSSVLSAWIDSIEHSTWLWICVGTTAVAALLAGLAGRVVAGREARDPEPVRASAPSAPDVGNPVIAGARLVAHSPYLLAIAAIVGLYEIVSTLLDFQFTSTVAHFLDDEAIGEQFALVFTITNVAALFVQIFVTTLVMSRFPLVVSLMTTPLVILAASTGYLIVPILWSGSLLNTADNAFSYSINQSAKEALYTPTSRDEKYKAKAFLDMFVQRFAKSIAVGVSLLVTTVFTDFSTIRWLSIAVIALVAVWLLAARYAGVRFRDMTQDR, from the coding sequence GTGCGACCCGGCGAGTGGCCGCTGGCGATCCCGATGTTCGCCCACTTCTTCCTGGTGATCGCGACGTTCTGGGTGCTCAAGCCGATCAAGAAGGGGATCTTCGTCGCCTTCTACGACGAGCACGGGCTCGACCTCGCGGGCTGGCACCTGCACGCCGCCCAGGCCGAGCTCCTCGCGAAGGTCGCGAACATGGTGGTCGCCGCGCTCGCGGTGATCGTGTTCTCGGCGCTCTCGCGCACGCTGCACCGCGAGAAGCTCACGTTCGTGTTCGCGGGGTTCTTCGTGGTCGCGCTCGCGGGGTACGCGCTCGTCATCACGGACCCGGGCCACTTCGTCGTGTGGTCGTTCTACCTGCTGGGCGACCTCTACACGACGCTGATGGTCGCGACGTTCTTCGCGTTCCTGAACGACAGCGTGAGCCCCGAGGAGGCGAAGCGGCTCTACCCGCCGATCGTGCTCGGCGGCGTCGCGGGCGGCGCGTTCGGGAGCTCGGTGCTCTCGGCGTGGATCGACTCGATCGAGCACTCGACGTGGCTGTGGATCTGCGTGGGCACGACCGCGGTCGCGGCGCTGCTCGCGGGCCTGGCCGGTCGCGTCGTCGCGGGTCGCGAGGCGCGCGATCCCGAGCCGGTGCGAGCGTCGGCGCCGAGCGCGCCCGACGTGGGCAATCCGGTGATCGCCGGCGCGCGCCTGGTGGCGCACTCGCCGTATCTCCTCGCGATCGCGGCGATCGTCGGGCTCTACGAGATCGTGTCGACGCTGCTCGACTTCCAGTTCACGTCGACGGTCGCGCACTTCCTCGACGACGAGGCGATCGGCGAGCAGTTCGCGCTCGTCTTCACGATCACCAACGTCGCCGCGCTCTTCGTGCAGATCTTCGTGACGACGCTGGTGATGAGCCGCTTCCCGCTCGTGGTGTCGCTGATGACGACGCCGCTGGTGATCCTCGCCGCGTCGACGGGTTACCTGATCGTGCCGATCCTCTGGAGCGGCAGCCTGCTCAACACCGCCGACAACGCGTTCAGCTACTCGATCAACCAGTCGGCGAAGGAAGCGCTCTACACGCCGACGAGCCGCGACGAGAAGTACAAGGCGAAGGCGTTCCTCGACATGTTCGTGCAGCGCTTCGCGAAGTCGATCGCGGTCGGCGTGAGCCTGCTCGTGACCACGGTGTTCACCGACTTCTCGACGATCCGCTGGCTCAGCATCGCGGTGATCGCGCTGGTCGCGGTGTGGCTGCTCGCGGCGCGCTACGCGGGCGTGCGCTTCCGCGACATGACGCAGGATCGCTGA
- a CDS encoding thrombospondin type 3 repeat-containing protein — protein MTSHVSPRTLPGVSLRTILARSLRSIAVLAALVMLVATISGCPRRRNPWLFDAGPEGDGGGDDSDRDGLCDENELSRGLRIDDPDTDADGYSDLTEVSLGHNPLSRMSPSAERVIFLRETATGTARATVSIAVDGAGETFSGSFTPAAQVVPDEVDADVYFAGAGPVGAEPMGNVFSMDESTQSFIGVRGRTLLTYDVRFQFSGEARDCMRAYPFQYTVKREDGLLIANERYTLVVVPGSGRLEDEVWCPFAPCL, from the coding sequence TTGACCTCGCACGTGAGCCCGCGCACGCTCCCCGGCGTGAGCCTCCGGACGATCCTCGCCCGCTCGCTCCGCTCCATCGCGGTGCTCGCCGCGTTGGTGATGCTCGTCGCGACGATCTCGGGATGTCCGCGCCGCCGCAATCCGTGGCTCTTCGACGCGGGCCCGGAGGGCGACGGTGGCGGAGACGACAGTGATCGCGACGGGCTGTGCGACGAGAACGAGCTCTCGCGCGGGCTGCGCATCGACGATCCCGACACCGACGCCGACGGCTACTCCGACCTCACGGAGGTCTCGCTCGGGCACAACCCGCTCTCGCGCATGTCGCCCAGCGCGGAGCGCGTGATCTTCCTGCGCGAGACCGCGACCGGCACGGCGCGCGCGACGGTGTCGATCGCGGTCGACGGCGCGGGCGAGACGTTCAGCGGATCGTTCACGCCCGCCGCGCAGGTGGTGCCCGACGAGGTCGACGCCGACGTCTACTTCGCGGGCGCGGGACCGGTCGGCGCGGAGCCGATGGGCAACGTGTTCTCGATGGACGAGTCGACGCAGTCGTTCATCGGCGTGCGCGGGCGGACGCTCCTGACCTACGACGTGCGCTTCCAGTTCTCGGGCGAGGCGCGCGACTGCATGCGGGCCTATCCGTTCCAGTACACCGTGAAGCGCGAGGACGGGCTCCTGATCGCGAACGAGCGCTACACGCTCGTCGTGGTGCCCGGGAGCGGACGGCTCGAAGACGAAGTCTGGTGCCCGTTCGCGCCCTGTCTGTGA